One Xiphophorus maculatus strain JP 163 A chromosome 10, X_maculatus-5.0-male, whole genome shotgun sequence genomic region harbors:
- the LOC102226672 gene encoding hepatic leukemia factor-like isoform X3 — MEKMSRHALPLHPAFLPPNPHGVLKSLLENPMKLPLHHEAFSKDQEKEKNLEEERSVPQSAFLGPTLWDKTLSYDGDTFQLEYMDLEEFLSENGIPSSPSHHQREQHQAHHIPPRQPPIMTPVPSAPARLVMDLSSHPSTSVVSPNCLHSSPARSGLPNSRNTPSPIDPESIQVPISYEPDPADLALSSVPGQEIFDPRKRKFSAEELKPQPMIKKARKVFIPDDLKDDKYWARRRKNNMAAKRSRDARRLKENQIAIRAAFLEKENSAMRQEVADLRKELGRAKNILAKYEAQQGPL; from the exons ATGGAGAAGATGTCCCGACACGCTCTCCCGTTGCATCCCGCCTTTCTGCCGCCGAACCCGCACGGAGTTCTGAAGTCCCTGCTGGAGAACCCGATGAAGCTACCGCTGCATCATGAAG cttttagtaAAGAccaggagaaggagaagaaccTGGAGGAGGAGCGCAGTGTCCCCCAGTCAGCTTTCCTCGGACCAACTTTGTGGGACAAAACCCTCTCCTATGATGGAGACACCTTCCAGCTGGAGTACATGGATCTGGAAGAGTTTCTGTCAGAGAACGGCATCCCGTCCAGTCCCTCTCACCATCAGCGGGAGCAGCACCAGGCCCACCACATCCCACCGCGCCAGCCGCCCATCATGACCCCGGTGCCGTCCGCTCCGGCGCGCTTGGTGATGGACCTCAGCAGCCACCCCTCCACCTCTGTCGTCTCCCCTAACTGCCTGCACAGCAGCCCGGCAAGATCAG GCCTCCCAAACTCCAGAAACACCCCCAGCCCCATCGATCCAGAGTCCATCCAGGTTCCGATCAGCTACGAACCCGACCCGGCGGACTTGGCTCTGTCCAGCGTTCCGGGTCAGGAGATCTTCGATCCGCGCAAGCGCAAATTCTCTGCCGAGGAGCTGAAGCCTCAGCCGATGATCAAGAAGGCCAGGAAGGTTTTCATTCCCGATGACCTGAAG GATGACAAATACTGGGCTCGGCGCAGGAAGAACAACATGGCAGCGAAGCGTTCCCGCGACGCCCGGCGACTCAAGGAGAACCAGATCGCTATCCGGGCGGCCTTCTTGGAGAAGGAGAACTCCGCCATGAGGCAGGAGGTGGCCGACTTGAGGAAGGAGCTCGGACGGGCCAAGAACATCCTGGCCAAGTACGAGGCCCAACAGGGGCCACTGTGA
- the LOC102226672 gene encoding hepatic leukemia factor-like isoform X1, producing the protein MEKMSRHALPLHPAFLPPNPHGVLKSLLENPMKLPLHHEAFSKDQEKEKNLEEERSVPQSAFLGPTLWDKTLSYDGDTFQLEYMDLEEFLSENGIPSSPSHHQREQHQAHHIPPRQPPIMTPVPSAPARLVMDLSSHPSTSVVSPNCLHSSPARSGLPNSRNTPSPIDPESIQVPISYEPDPADLALSSVPGQEIFDPRKRKFSAEELKPQPMIKKARKVFIPDDLKLFLFLFEQDDKYWARRRKNNMAAKRSRDARRLKENQIAIRAAFLEKENSAMRQEVADLRKELGRAKNILAKYEAQQGPL; encoded by the exons ATGGAGAAGATGTCCCGACACGCTCTCCCGTTGCATCCCGCCTTTCTGCCGCCGAACCCGCACGGAGTTCTGAAGTCCCTGCTGGAGAACCCGATGAAGCTACCGCTGCATCATGAAG cttttagtaAAGAccaggagaaggagaagaaccTGGAGGAGGAGCGCAGTGTCCCCCAGTCAGCTTTCCTCGGACCAACTTTGTGGGACAAAACCCTCTCCTATGATGGAGACACCTTCCAGCTGGAGTACATGGATCTGGAAGAGTTTCTGTCAGAGAACGGCATCCCGTCCAGTCCCTCTCACCATCAGCGGGAGCAGCACCAGGCCCACCACATCCCACCGCGCCAGCCGCCCATCATGACCCCGGTGCCGTCCGCTCCGGCGCGCTTGGTGATGGACCTCAGCAGCCACCCCTCCACCTCTGTCGTCTCCCCTAACTGCCTGCACAGCAGCCCGGCAAGATCAG GCCTCCCAAACTCCAGAAACACCCCCAGCCCCATCGATCCAGAGTCCATCCAGGTTCCGATCAGCTACGAACCCGACCCGGCGGACTTGGCTCTGTCCAGCGTTCCGGGTCAGGAGATCTTCGATCCGCGCAAGCGCAAATTCTCTGCCGAGGAGCTGAAGCCTCAGCCGATGATCAAGAAGGCCAGGAAGGTTTTCATTCCCGATGACCTGAAG ctttttctctttctttttgagCAGGATGACAAATACTGGGCTCGGCGCAGGAAGAACAACATGGCAGCGAAGCGTTCCCGCGACGCCCGGCGACTCAAGGAGAACCAGATCGCTATCCGGGCGGCCTTCTTGGAGAAGGAGAACTCCGCCATGAGGCAGGAGGTGGCCGACTTGAGGAAGGAGCTCGGACGGGCCAAGAACATCCTGGCCAAGTACGAGGCCCAACAGGGGCCACTGTGA
- the LOC102226672 gene encoding hepatic leukemia factor-like isoform X2, with protein sequence MEKMSRHALPLHPAFLPPNPHGVLKSLLENPMKLPLHHEAFSKDQEKEKNLEEERSVPQSAFLGPTLWDKTLSYDGDTFQLEYMDLEEFLSENGIPSSPSHHQREQHQAHHIPPRQPPIMTPVPSAPARLVMDLSSHPSTSVVSPNCLHSSPARSGLPNSRNTPSPIDPESIQVPISYEPDPADLALSSVPGQEIFDPRKRKFSAEELKPQPMIKKARKVFIPDDLKQDDKYWARRRKNNMAAKRSRDARRLKENQIAIRAAFLEKENSAMRQEVADLRKELGRAKNILAKYEAQQGPL encoded by the exons ATGGAGAAGATGTCCCGACACGCTCTCCCGTTGCATCCCGCCTTTCTGCCGCCGAACCCGCACGGAGTTCTGAAGTCCCTGCTGGAGAACCCGATGAAGCTACCGCTGCATCATGAAG cttttagtaAAGAccaggagaaggagaagaaccTGGAGGAGGAGCGCAGTGTCCCCCAGTCAGCTTTCCTCGGACCAACTTTGTGGGACAAAACCCTCTCCTATGATGGAGACACCTTCCAGCTGGAGTACATGGATCTGGAAGAGTTTCTGTCAGAGAACGGCATCCCGTCCAGTCCCTCTCACCATCAGCGGGAGCAGCACCAGGCCCACCACATCCCACCGCGCCAGCCGCCCATCATGACCCCGGTGCCGTCCGCTCCGGCGCGCTTGGTGATGGACCTCAGCAGCCACCCCTCCACCTCTGTCGTCTCCCCTAACTGCCTGCACAGCAGCCCGGCAAGATCAG GCCTCCCAAACTCCAGAAACACCCCCAGCCCCATCGATCCAGAGTCCATCCAGGTTCCGATCAGCTACGAACCCGACCCGGCGGACTTGGCTCTGTCCAGCGTTCCGGGTCAGGAGATCTTCGATCCGCGCAAGCGCAAATTCTCTGCCGAGGAGCTGAAGCCTCAGCCGATGATCAAGAAGGCCAGGAAGGTTTTCATTCCCGATGACCTGAAG CAGGATGACAAATACTGGGCTCGGCGCAGGAAGAACAACATGGCAGCGAAGCGTTCCCGCGACGCCCGGCGACTCAAGGAGAACCAGATCGCTATCCGGGCGGCCTTCTTGGAGAAGGAGAACTCCGCCATGAGGCAGGAGGTGGCCGACTTGAGGAAGGAGCTCGGACGGGCCAAGAACATCCTGGCCAAGTACGAGGCCCAACAGGGGCCACTGTGA
- the LOC102226414 gene encoding transmembrane protein 100 codes for MAHLFLASKITMPDDLYAKGGGRIPRNAVRIPSSISAERLSREKTRKDSAVVVTTRIPHVNEVQLTAATGGAEMSCYRCVVPFGVFVLIAGVVVTAVAYTFNTHGSTISLLGLVLLSAGLGLLGSSAICWRLRLRKKKDKRRESQTALMVSQSYCVP; via the coding sequence ATGGCTCACCTGTTCCTCGCCAGTAAGATCACCATGCCAGACGACCTCTACGCCAAAGGGGGCGGAAGGATCCCGAGGAACGCCGTGAGGATCCCGTCGTCCATCTCGGCAGAGAGGCTGAGCCGGGAGAAGACCAGGAAGGACAGTGCTGTCGTCGTGACAACACGCATCCCGCACGTCAACGAGGTCCAGCTGACGGCGGCGACCGGCGGCGCGGAGATGTCCTGCTACCGCTGCGTGGTGCCGTTTGGCGTGTTTGTCCTCATCGCCGGCGTCGTGGTGACGGCGGTGGCTTACACCTTCAACACCCACGGGTCCACCATCTCCCTGCTTGGACTGGTGCTGCTTTCTGCAGGGCTAGGCCTGCTGGGATCCAGCGCCATCTGCTGGAGGCTCCGACTGAGGAAGAAGAAGGACAAACGAAGGGAGAGTCAAACCGCCCTTATGGTCAGCCAGAGTTACTGCGTGCCCTGA